The following proteins are encoded in a genomic region of Oryza brachyantha chromosome 11, ObraRS2, whole genome shotgun sequence:
- the LOC102715149 gene encoding tryptamine hydroxycinnamoyltransferase 1, with protein sequence MEVQVKRTLVVPPPPCETEEVPLTVFDLVAPTYHVTVLFAFSPPNPTTRALLDALLATLPHFPLLTARLHRGGGRRRGPFFVTGRGGAGALVVEAEVSSDLSEHLPLAPSPELARLHPPANTGLPTEHLLLLQINRFACGGLVVASSAHHQATDGFSMSTFFHAWTDAVRRNGATPLDRPLPYGPGSLSPRRSPRCEFEHRGAEFLPRDGAVARNQGTAVVRVDLSEVANLLLHYPSEFVAELKRRAQGNYTTFETVSAHVWKKITAVRALDAGARTSVNVSVNGRARLGTAAVPNGFFGNLIINASSGATAGELTTGTLADAAALVRAGIRAVDRRYFQSFIDFGALHDDGEEPLEPADEDEPGVLSPDVDSDSWLHLELHRLDLGCGGRLAGILPAKVPQDGVVVVMPSLRKGGGVEVFVALWEKHAKELTSIAYTMD encoded by the coding sequence ATGGAGGTGCAGGTGAAGAGGACTTTGgttgtgccgccgccgccatgcgaGACGGAGGAGGTGCCGCTCACCGTGTTCGACCTCGTCGCGCCGACCTACCACGTCACCGTCCTCTTCGCCTTCTCGCCGCCCAACCCGACAACCCGCGCTCTCCTCGACGCTCTCCTTGCAACTCTTCCGCACTTCCCGCTCCTCACCGCGCGCCTCCACCGTGGTGGTGGCCGTCGTCGAGGCCCGTTCTTCGTTACGGGCagaggtggcgccggcgcgctcGTCGTCGAGGCTGAGGTGTCGTCTGATCTCTCTGAACACCTCCcgctcgcgccgtcgccggagctcGCGCGCCTCCACCCGCCGGCCAACACGGGCTTGCCGACGGAGCACCTGCTCCTGTTACAGATAAACCGCTTTGCCTGCGGCGGCCTCGTGGTTGCCTCGTCGGCGCACCACCAGGCCACCGATGGGTTCTCCATGAGCACCTTCTTTCACGCGTGGACCGACGCCGTCCGTCGCAACGGCGCGACGCCTCTCGACCGCCCTCTCCCGTACGGCCCTGGCTCTCTCTCGCCGCGCCGATCGCCGAGGTGCGAGTTCGAGCACCGCGGCGCGGAGTTCTTGCcgcgcgacggcgccgtcgcaAGGAATCAGGGCACCGCCGTCGTCCGTGTCGACCTTTCCGAGGTCGCCAACCTGCTGCTGCATTACCCGAGCGAGTTCGTCGCCGAGCTGAAGCGCCGCGCGCAGGGCAACTACACAACCTTCGAGACCGTGTCGGCGCACGTTTGGAAGAAGATCACCGCCGTGAGGGcgctcgacgccggcgcgcGCACGTCGGTGAACGTCTCCGTCAACGGCCGCGCCCGTCTCGGGACGGCCGCTGTGCCCAACGGGTTCTTCGGAAACCTCATCATCAACGCCAGCTCCGGCGCCACCGCAGGGGAGCTGACCACCGGCACCCtcgcggacgcggcggcgctggttCGCGCGGGGATCAGAGCTGTCGACCGGCGCTACTTCCAGTCGTTCATCGACTTCGGGGCGCTGCacgacgacggtgaggagCCACTGGAGCCGGCAGACGAGGACGAGCCGGGCGTTCTGTCGCCGGACGTGGACTCGGACAGCTGGCTTCACCTTGAGCTGCACCGGTTGGACCTGGGATGTGGCGGGCGGTTGGCCGGGATCCTGCCGGCGAAGGTGCCGCAGGacggggtggtggtggtgatgccgAGCCTGAGGAAAGGTGGTGGGGTGGAGGTGTTCGTGGCGCTGTGGGAGAAGCACGCCAAGGAGCTGACCAGCATCGCTTACACCATGGATTAA